DNA sequence from the Cucumis melo cultivar AY chromosome 6, USDA_Cmelo_AY_1.0, whole genome shotgun sequence genome:
CTATGACCCTTCTCTTCCAATTCATCCAACACAACAGTGAATGTCCATTTTGAATTAgtttctctattttcttttaattcaaacCAAACATTCATCTCACATACAAATGTGGAAGAAAGATATAGATCACAAACACTTCTCACCGTAATTATATCAGAAATTCCTTGCACTCCTTGACGTAGGACATCATCAGCAAGAAGGAAAGCATCTTGAAGAGGTGTCTGTTCATCGGCAATGTCAAGCAACCGATCATTGGGGATCACTATAAGAGTGTCAACATTTTTCTGCAACTTTTCAATGGCCTCCAGTGCCTGAGAAGAAATAAACACTGAAATATGAGAAAAGAATTATGATGTCAAAATCTTTCATATCACTGATGAGAATAGGCCTGCATTCCACCCCCAGgttatccaaaaccaaaaggaaatgatattttaaatacaACAGTTGTTTCCATGAAAACATAATGTAAAATCAGTAACCAACTTACTCCACAACTATACAACTAAAAGACCACCAATAGGCAGAACACAAACCATTGACTTGTTGGATATAGCAAACAAACAGTGATCTTCAATGAAAATATCTAGTAACCCCCAGCCCCACCCAATGAAACACCACATCTCTAAGATAATCTAAACCCCAGGGAGGTAGGGAAGAGGTTGAGTCCATTTAATCTCAAAGGAACcaatcaataaataaattgGCAATAATTATTCATCTTAGCAaaggagaaaaaagaaaccTGCAAGGATCGTTTTCTTCCCTCAAAACTGAATGGAAAAGTAACAACACCAACAGTAAGGTAACCGGCCTCCTTGGAAATCTGGGCAACAACAGGGGCTGCACCAGACCCAGTGCCTCCACCCATACCAGCCGTTATAAACACAAGATCAGAGCCCTTGAGAGCACCAGCTATTGCTTCCTTTGATTCTTCTGCCGCTTGTTCTCCTAAAAGTGGATTCCCGCCAGTACCTGCATCTCTATCAAGAAACAAATCAATGAGAGTCAAAGACATTCATCAACAGTCGTCAACTGAAAACTACTTAAGCCACAAAGGGTACATAGTCACAAGAACTTCAGAACACATTCCCAAAAGGCCAAAAGAACCAAAGAAAAAGGCCAAGTTCCTGACCTAGACCACGCGTCAGAAGCTCTCCAATTTGAAGTGGATTCTCAGCAGCAGACTGTAGTAGAGCTTGAGAATCCGTATTTATAGCATAGAAATCAACACCCTAACACCAAACTCAATAACCATAACCATCAGTCTCCATTATACCCAAGCAACAAATATTAATTGAATGGTCACAAAATTCACAATAGTTCTTCCAAGAAGTAATGAAGCCAAGAaatgatataattttttatataaacaCTAAGAAACACATTTATCCATCACCAGAAGACGTAAGAACCTACTGGCTAAAACCAATAACCGGCTTCGAAAAAGAAATGAACAAATCTACACGAACTTCCACTCATGTATGCTCGAACTTAAAGCGAAAATTATACAATGCAGGAGAAAAAACCCACCTTCAAACCACTGCCAATCATGCGATTAACGGCATTGTTGCCGCCACCACCAACTCCCACAACCTTAATCTTAGCGGACTCCATAGGGGAAAATGAGCAGCCCACAACAGCAagatggtgtctccgagacggGAATTTCCGCTTGGCATTAGAAGAGGAACAAGTCCAGGGAAAATTGGAGGGAAAGAAGGATGTCTTATGATGAAATTGAGGGTgaagtgaagaagaagaagatagatTTGTGAGGTGAAAAGTTGCCATTATCGGAGAGCTTCGCAAAGGGTTGGAGGTCAGTCCCCAAGAAAAGGAAGATAGAGAGGAGGAAGGGGCAGCCGGGCAGGGGGGAAAGGGCAGTGGCAGGTTTTTTAGGGTTTTagtaaaataatgataatattatcATCTTTCAAATGGCTAACGTCCTTCAACGGAACGAGTTGTAtttatgatatatatttctCTTATTCCTTCCACGTCCTTCAACCGAACCGAGTTGTATTTATGAGAAATATTCCTTCCACGTCCTTCAACCGAACGAGTTGTATTTATGATAAATATTTCTCTTTGGGACTAGAGTTATCACTGTCGCTTAACCCTAACCCTGTTTGACTCAAAGATTACGTAGGGTTTCCATAGAATCCTTATAATTTCCTCCTTTCAAGTAGTGTTTCCACCTCCCTTCGATTATCTTCTTCTTTTGGTTCTACCTCCCTTCGATTATTCTCTCTATTCTCTTCCATTTTCGATTTTAGTCGATTCCTTATAATTTCCTtgcattgttttttttttcgaaaaCCCCTTCCAATATCTACCCTTcaatatttcttcttctttggcTTTTGATGTCTGTGCTTTATTCTTCTCCTATTCTCTTCCATTTTCAATTTTCGTTGATTC
Encoded proteins:
- the LOC103491071 gene encoding cell division protein FtsZ homolog 1, chloroplastic — encoded protein: MATFHLTNLSSSSSLHPQFHHKTSFFPSNFPWTCSSSNAKRKFPSRRHHLAVVGCSFSPMESAKIKVVGVGGGGNNAVNRMIGSGLKGVDFYAINTDSQALLQSAAENPLQIGELLTRGLGTGGNPLLGEQAAEESKEAIAGALKGSDLVFITAGMGGGTGSGAAPVVAQISKEAGYLTVGVVTFPFSFEGRKRSLQALEAIEKLQKNVDTLIVIPNDRLLDIADEQTPLQDAFLLADDVLRQGVQGISDIITIPGLVNVDFADVKAVMKDSGTAMLGVGVSSSKNRAEEAAEQATLAPLIGSSIQSATGVVYNITGGKDITLQEVNRVSQVVTSLADPSANIIFGAVVDDRYSGEIHVTIIATGFSQSFQKTLLADPRASKLIDKVSGGGQEKSSKASSTLPLNLSPAASPAVPNRGRRLFF